From the Desulfobacterales bacterium genome, one window contains:
- a CDS encoding GGDEF domain-containing protein, giving the protein MAFHDPLTGLLNRRIMEMQLKREFSRAKRYDVPLSVAFLDMDDFKRINDVYGHDQGDSLLKHVADNLLRMSRESDIVSRFAGDEFVVIFPETGMQNATNSMKRIEQYFQGHPMAIGDESIPVSMSFGIASTEEAHVTSAAVLLKKADERLYEAKGSLEGSRPGGDIPGNR; this is encoded by the coding sequence CTGGCGTTTCATGACCCGCTGACCGGGTTGCTTAACCGGCGGATTATGGAAATGCAGCTGAAACGGGAGTTCAGTCGGGCAAAACGCTATGACGTACCGCTTTCTGTGGCCTTTCTGGATATGGATGATTTTAAGCGTATCAACGATGTCTATGGCCATGATCAGGGGGATAGTCTGCTGAAGCATGTTGCGGATAATTTGCTTCGGATGAGTCGTGAATCGGATATTGTCTCCCGGTTTGCGGGAGATGAATTTGTCGTTATTTTTCCCGAAACCGGCATGCAGAATGCCACAAATTCCATGAAACGGATTGAACAGTATTTTCAGGGCCATCCCATGGCCATTGGAGATGAGTCTATCCCCGTTTCGATGAGTTTCGGTATCGCTTCAACCGAGGAAGCCCATGTCACAAGCGCGGCAGTTCTTTTAAAAAAAGCCGATGAAAGATTGTACGAGGCCAAGGGCTCGCTTGAAGGCTCCCGACCGGGCGGGGATATACCGGGTAACCGTTAA
- the mazG gene encoding nucleoside triphosphate pyrophosphohydrolase encodes MGKKPLRDNEHYIDRLTGLIETLRGDNGCPWDKKQTSKSMALYLKEEMYELFEAIESGSPEEICEELGDVLFQVLFIARIYQETGCFSIRDVARLNCEKMISRHPHVFAGDKVDSVEQIKQRWHEIKRTEKNHAAHQSVLDSIPSRLPPLMRAYRVSERAARTGFDWDDMPEVLHQAENEWDEFKDELKQSGPEGPDEGRIAMEFGDVLFTLTNVARFAGIHPETALIDSINKFEKRFRHMEEKILNSGKTLESVSRADKEALWKKTKAAVG; translated from the coding sequence ATGGGAAAAAAGCCGTTGAGAGATAACGAACATTATATAGACCGGTTAACCGGATTGATCGAAACCCTGAGGGGAGACAACGGGTGTCCATGGGATAAAAAACAGACGTCCAAAAGCATGGCGCTGTATCTGAAAGAGGAGATGTATGAACTCTTCGAAGCGATAGAATCCGGCAGTCCGGAAGAAATATGCGAGGAGCTTGGGGATGTGCTGTTTCAGGTCCTGTTTATTGCCAGAATTTATCAGGAAACGGGTTGCTTCAGTATAAGGGATGTTGCCCGGTTGAACTGTGAGAAAATGATTTCGCGACATCCCCACGTGTTTGCCGGTGATAAGGTCGACAGCGTGGAGCAGATTAAGCAGCGTTGGCATGAGATAAAGCGAACCGAGAAAAACCATGCCGCTCATCAATCCGTTCTGGATTCGATTCCTTCCAGGCTTCCGCCGCTGATGAGGGCATACCGGGTTTCTGAACGAGCCGCCAGAACCGGTTTCGACTGGGATGATATGCCGGAAGTACTGCATCAAGCCGAGAACGAATGGGATGAATTCAAGGATGAACTGAAACAAAGCGGGCCGGAAGGACCGGATGAAGGCCGGATTGCCATGGAATTTGGCGATGTGTTGTTTACACTCACCAATGTGGCCCGTTTTGCCGGAATTCATCCGGAAACGGCATTGATCGATTCCATTAACAAATTTGAAAAGCGTTTCAGACATATGGAAGAAAAAATTCTGAACAGTGGTAAAACCCTGGAGTCTGTTTCCCGGGCCGACAAGGAAGCGTTGTGGAAAAAAACAAAGGCAGCGGTTGGTTGA
- a CDS encoding CvpA family protein, translating into MNPFDIVIIVILGYCLIRGIFRGLIKELSSIVGVFGGFYAAYTYYSQVSTYLGEWIDSRTYLDIVSFLIVFCLVFIVISILGVIIKYIMNIAFLGWIDRIFGAVFGVLKGVLIASILLIILTAFLPPNVRIVKNSRLAPHVTSISEQMVLIVPEKMKQNFVGKIDEIKKEWEKSR; encoded by the coding sequence ATGAATCCGTTTGATATCGTTATAATCGTAATACTGGGGTATTGTTTGATCCGGGGAATATTCAGAGGGCTTATCAAGGAGCTGTCTTCGATTGTCGGTGTGTTCGGGGGGTTTTATGCGGCATACACCTATTACAGCCAGGTTTCAACGTATCTGGGGGAATGGATTGACAGCCGTACCTATCTGGATATCGTCAGTTTTTTAATCGTCTTCTGCCTGGTGTTTATTGTGATCAGCATACTCGGCGTTATCATTAAATATATTATGAATATCGCCTTTTTGGGTTGGATTGACCGGATTTTCGGGGCGGTGTTCGGGGTTCTGAAAGGCGTGCTGATCGCCTCAATTCTATTGATTATTCTTACGGCATTCCTGCCCCCGAATGTCCGGATTGTAAAAAATTCCAGATTGGCGCCTCATGTAACCAGCATATCCGAGCAGATGGTGTTGATTGTGCCGGAAAAAATGAAGCAGAATTTTGTCGGAAAAATCGATGAAATTAAAAAAGAATGGGAAAAAAGCCGTTGA
- a CDS encoding PhoH family protein — translation MTELIDNHSIKLTYSDIEIARQLFGERNGNLKLISDALDISVHARGNTVFIQGDPVVSELAADILNQLYHLIHEGYPVFPRDVDYAVKILSENNKAQLKEIFLDKVYLTARKTFITPKSPAQKDYIDAIRQNDIVFGIGPAGTGKTYLAMTMAVSALSKGIVQRIILTRPAVEAGESLGFLPGDLAEKVNPYLRPLYDALHDMMKFEKISSLMQQGTIEVAPLAFMRGRTLNDSFIILDEAQNTTTEQMKMFLTRIGYNSKAVITGDITQVDLPSDRPSGLIESMHILQEIEGIQFIFFTKSDVVRHRLVQKIIKAYEDLEASKGKPHKF, via the coding sequence ATGACAGAACTTATTGATAACCACAGCATCAAGCTGACATATTCAGATATCGAAATTGCACGACAGCTTTTCGGAGAACGAAACGGCAATTTAAAACTGATTTCCGACGCACTGGATATCAGCGTCCACGCCAGGGGAAATACGGTTTTCATTCAGGGAGATCCGGTCGTATCCGAACTTGCCGCAGACATACTGAATCAACTTTATCACTTAATCCATGAGGGATATCCGGTGTTTCCCCGGGATGTGGATTATGCCGTAAAAATTTTAAGCGAAAATAACAAGGCACAGCTGAAAGAAATCTTTCTTGACAAGGTGTACCTTACGGCCAGGAAAACGTTTATAACACCCAAAAGCCCTGCGCAGAAAGATTACATCGACGCAATACGGCAAAATGATATTGTCTTTGGCATCGGGCCGGCCGGAACCGGGAAAACCTATCTTGCGATGACCATGGCGGTGTCCGCACTGTCGAAAGGAATCGTCCAGCGAATTATTCTGACACGCCCGGCGGTGGAAGCCGGTGAATCGCTTGGCTTTTTACCGGGAGATCTGGCAGAAAAAGTCAATCCGTATTTAAGGCCTCTTTATGACGCCCTTCATGACATGATGAAATTTGAGAAAATTTCAAGTCTGATGCAACAGGGCACTATTGAAGTCGCCCCCCTGGCGTTCATGAGGGGACGTACGCTGAACGATTCCTTTATCATTCTCGATGAAGCTCAAAATACAACCACCGAGCAGATGAAAATGTTTCTGACACGGATTGGATACAATTCCAAAGCTGTTATCACAGGGGATATTACTCAGGTCGATCTTCCATCAGACAGGCCTTCCGGGCTCATAGAATCAATGCATATTCTTCAGGAAATTGAAGGGATACAATTTATCTTCTTTACGAAATCAGATGTTGTCCGCCATCGGTTGGTCCAGAAAATCATCAAGGCATATGAAGACCTGGAAGCAAGCAAGGGCAAACCCCATAAATTCTGA
- a CDS encoding HDIG domain-containing protein — protein sequence MKKYKEPLTDFVCNSTCIRWIILISVTLMFTVLNYPNLVITKHSYSIGDVVERDIKAPKDFFIEDSTATEQKRRQAAESVLTVYDHDTTLSDKLARNLDEAFSLVRSVYDSDDPSSPENSTEAPAESTGDTESNLSNHNQILQMKEAFEGKLGLPVNDGAYKVLEKERFPKEIPQLIAQLLADILDNGVVSNKELLLKEADKGITLRNLESKSEKTQFLLKHLYSLDQSKAMVRIIGQPLMKELNYNLRNLVVDFTQSLIQPNITMNRSETEERKKQAAGAVKPILYQIKAGEMLLREGERVTEMQLLKLGSLQDQINQNQMVANVIGAAGIILCLFNIFYFVYFSHQKEFNTQPNKNLLFIATIFILFCFITEIVPSYSISFNRATEFSPHMSSVIFGIPLASSSMLICMFLGIDVAMAFSILIATGSAIILQNRFEVFIYVLLSCLMAAYWIHHCQQRKMIIQAGLKISVLNMVLAIVINTYSGNISSLKLLWDTGFAFLGGVGSGIVTLGLAPLIEVAFGFTTEITFLELANLERPILRRLMIEAPGTYHHSVVVGTMVEAAAAEIGANSLLAKVCGYYHDIGKIKKPLYFIENQINCKNKHDKLAPSMSSLILISHVKDGVEIAKKYKLGQSITDAIKQHHGNSLISFFYEKAKQLKGKEAVNIDNYRYPGPRPQTREAGLVMLADVVEAASRTLENPTPARIQGLVQKLINKIFSDGQLDDCELTLKDLHLIAKSFHTILNGIHHHRIEYTESIVPITGKVKDGHTDKQQPKQTPDTSGDDQKKGQSHLKRLGLS from the coding sequence ATGAAAAAGTATAAAGAGCCCCTGACCGATTTTGTGTGTAACAGCACCTGCATTCGCTGGATTATCCTGATTTCGGTCACCCTGATGTTTACGGTTCTCAATTACCCGAATCTTGTAATCACAAAGCATTCGTATTCTATCGGCGATGTCGTGGAGCGGGATATCAAGGCCCCGAAAGATTTTTTTATCGAAGACTCCACAGCTACTGAACAAAAGAGAAGACAGGCGGCTGAATCTGTTCTGACAGTTTATGATCATGATACAACGCTTTCCGATAAACTGGCCCGCAATCTCGATGAGGCCTTCAGCCTTGTGAGATCCGTTTACGATTCTGACGACCCGTCTTCCCCGGAAAATTCAACGGAAGCTCCGGCAGAGTCCACAGGCGATACCGAAAGTAACCTGTCGAACCATAATCAGATCTTGCAGATGAAAGAGGCGTTTGAAGGCAAACTCGGCCTGCCGGTCAATGACGGGGCCTATAAGGTTCTGGAAAAGGAACGGTTTCCAAAAGAAATTCCCCAGCTTATTGCCCAGCTTCTTGCGGATATTCTGGATAACGGGGTCGTCTCAAACAAGGAACTTCTGTTAAAAGAAGCCGACAAAGGGATTACGTTACGAAATCTGGAATCAAAATCGGAAAAAACGCAATTCTTACTTAAGCATTTATACAGCCTTGATCAATCCAAAGCAATGGTCAGAATCATCGGACAGCCCCTGATGAAGGAGCTGAATTACAATCTGAGGAATCTGGTCGTAGATTTTACCCAATCGCTGATTCAGCCCAATATCACGATGAACAGAAGCGAAACCGAGGAACGGAAAAAGCAGGCGGCAGGAGCCGTCAAACCCATTTTATATCAGATAAAAGCGGGCGAGATGCTCCTGCGTGAAGGCGAACGGGTAACGGAAATGCAGCTGTTGAAGCTGGGCTCGCTTCAGGATCAGATCAACCAGAACCAGATGGTTGCAAATGTGATCGGTGCCGCTGGCATCATATTGTGTCTGTTCAATATATTTTATTTTGTATATTTCAGTCACCAGAAGGAATTCAACACTCAGCCAAACAAAAATCTGCTGTTTATCGCCACCATATTTATCCTTTTTTGTTTTATCACTGAAATTGTGCCATCGTATTCCATATCGTTCAACCGGGCGACAGAGTTTTCCCCGCACATGTCATCCGTTATCTTCGGCATTCCCTTGGCGTCATCGTCCATGCTGATCTGCATGTTTCTGGGCATTGATGTTGCCATGGCCTTTTCTATTCTGATTGCAACCGGATCGGCAATCATACTGCAGAACCGTTTTGAAGTTTTCATCTATGTGCTGCTCAGCTGCCTGATGGCGGCTTACTGGATTCATCACTGCCAGCAGCGCAAAATGATCATCCAGGCCGGACTTAAAATAAGCGTTCTCAACATGGTGCTGGCTATCGTCATCAATACTTATTCAGGCAACATATCCAGCTTGAAACTTCTGTGGGACACCGGCTTTGCTTTTCTGGGAGGCGTCGGCTCCGGCATTGTTACGCTGGGGCTTGCACCTCTGATCGAAGTCGCATTCGGATTTACAACCGAAATTACATTTCTGGAACTTGCCAATCTGGAGCGTCCGATTTTACGCCGTCTTATGATCGAAGCGCCCGGGACCTATCACCACTCCGTGGTCGTCGGAACCATGGTCGAAGCCGCCGCAGCTGAAATCGGGGCAAATTCTCTGCTGGCCAAAGTCTGCGGATATTACCATGATATCGGCAAAATCAAAAAGCCGCTGTATTTTATCGAAAACCAGATTAACTGCAAAAACAAACACGACAAACTGGCCCCGTCCATGTCCAGCCTGATCCTGATTTCCCATGTTAAAGACGGCGTGGAAATAGCAAAAAAATATAAACTGGGCCAGTCGATTACCGATGCCATCAAACAGCATCATGGAAACAGCCTGATCAGTTTTTTTTATGAAAAGGCCAAGCAGCTGAAAGGAAAGGAAGCGGTCAACATCGATAATTACAGATATCCGGGTCCCAGACCGCAAACACGGGAAGCCGGTCTGGTCATGCTGGCCGATGTGGTGGAAGCCGCTTCCCGAACGCTTGAAAACCCGACACCGGCAAGGATACAGGGACTTGTTCAAAAACTTATCAATAAAATATTTTCTGACGGTCAGCTTGACGACTGTGAACTGACCCTGAAAGATCTGCACCTGATCGCCAAAAGTTTTCACACCATATTAAACGGAATCCATCACCACAGAATAGAATACACGGAAAGCATCGTACCGATAACCGGAAAGGTAAAAGATGGCCATACTGATAAACAACAGCCAAAGCAAACTCCAGATACATCCGGAGACGATCAAAAAAAAGGCCAAAGTCATCTTAAACGCCTTGGGTTGTCCTGA
- the ybeY gene encoding rRNA maturation RNase YbeY, which yields MAILINNSQSKLQIHPETIKKKAKVILNALGCPEGELSILIVDDMQITPLNRQYLQREGPTNVIAFPMREGDFSDITPHLLGDVVISVETAQREGQESGTDMEQRFMQLLVHGILHLFGYDHIDSESDAQQMDEKSSALLTLIDHID from the coding sequence ATGGCCATACTGATAAACAACAGCCAAAGCAAACTCCAGATACATCCGGAGACGATCAAAAAAAAGGCCAAAGTCATCTTAAACGCCTTGGGTTGTCCTGAAGGCGAGCTGTCCATACTGATCGTGGATGATATGCAGATCACACCGCTGAACCGGCAATATCTGCAAAGAGAAGGCCCCACAAATGTCATAGCGTTTCCCATGAGAGAGGGCGATTTTTCGGATATAACCCCTCATCTTCTGGGTGATGTCGTCATTTCAGTGGAAACAGCCCAGCGGGAAGGCCAGGAATCGGGAACAGATATGGAACAACGGTTTATGCAGCTTCTTGTGCACGGAATACTCCACCTTTTTGGCTATGATCATATCGATTCCGAATCTGATGCTCAACAAATGGATGAAAAAAGTTCGGCGCTGTTGACACTTATCGATCACATCGACTGA
- a CDS encoding pyridoxine 5'-phosphate synthase: MAGLAVNVDHIATLREARKGSYPDPVGAAIFAELAGADGIVVHLREDRRHIQDRDVRILRDVVQTKLILEMGATTELIGIALNIKPDLVTLVPEKREELTTEGGLDLVVHHNVIAEAVNTLQNNGIPVSIFINPDPDQIKLAHQINASMIEIHTGEFCDSATLKKRTLAFSKIVDAAKLAHKLKLGVNAGHGINYDTIKAFKGLDEIDEFSIGHSIISRAVFVGMEQAVKEMIDLINAL, encoded by the coding sequence ATGGCTGGATTAGCTGTAAATGTTGATCATATTGCAACATTGAGGGAAGCCAGAAAAGGAAGTTACCCTGACCCTGTAGGCGCGGCCATTTTTGCGGAACTTGCAGGGGCAGACGGCATAGTGGTTCATTTACGGGAAGACCGGCGTCATATCCAGGACCGTGATGTAAGGATACTCCGGGATGTGGTTCAGACCAAACTGATTCTGGAGATGGGAGCGACGACGGAACTGATCGGAATCGCATTGAATATAAAACCGGACCTGGTTACACTGGTACCGGAAAAGCGGGAGGAATTAACCACCGAAGGCGGACTTGATCTTGTTGTACATCACAACGTCATCGCTGAAGCAGTCAATACCCTCCAAAACAATGGAATCCCGGTCAGCATTTTCATCAACCCCGATCCGGACCAGATCAAACTGGCACATCAGATCAACGCCAGTATGATTGAAATCCATACCGGAGAATTTTGCGATTCAGCAACACTGAAAAAAAGGACCCTGGCGTTTTCAAAGATTGTCGATGCCGCCAAGCTTGCCCACAAGCTCAAACTCGGAGTCAATGCCGGTCATGGCATAAATTACGATACGATCAAGGCGTTCAAAGGACTGGACGAAATCGATGAATTCAGTATCGGCCACAGCATCATTTCAAGAGCGGTCTTTGTCGGGATGGAGCAGGCCGTCAAGGAAATGATCGATCTGATAAACGCTCTGTAA
- the tsaE gene encoding tRNA (adenosine(37)-N6)-threonylcarbamoyltransferase complex ATPase subunit type 1 TsaE yields the protein MDIAPTKQIQIITRSLDETQALGQKAGSLLKAGTVIALTGDLGSGKTTFVQGLARGLAVADDYYITSPTFTLINEYPGRCPLFHIDLYRLSGPDDFESIGLYDILDSDGVVAIEWAEKLCGDVPSDYVSIDLTILEDDSRQIRITAYGQDAIDLLIQLESAYHVH from the coding sequence ATGGATATCGCACCGACCAAACAGATTCAGATCATCACCCGCAGTCTTGATGAAACGCAGGCACTGGGGCAAAAGGCAGGTTCACTATTGAAAGCCGGTACCGTCATCGCTCTCACGGGAGATCTGGGCAGCGGAAAAACCACGTTTGTTCAAGGACTGGCCAGAGGGCTCGCAGTGGCGGACGACTATTATATCACCAGTCCGACCTTTACCCTGATCAATGAATATCCCGGACGCTGCCCCCTGTTTCATATTGACCTGTACAGACTGTCAGGTCCGGACGATTTTGAATCGATCGGACTTTATGACATTTTAGACAGTGACGGTGTCGTTGCGATCGAGTGGGCCGAAAAACTCTGCGGGGATGTCCCATCGGATTACGTCTCGATTGATTTAACCATTCTGGAAGACGATTCAAGACAAATCCGGATAACCGCCTATGGACAGGATGCCATTGATTTGCTAATACAACTTGAATCTGCATATCATGTCCATTGA
- a CDS encoding aspartate kinase, with protein sequence MSLIVQKFGGTSVADLDRIRNVARRIAKTYDQGHNVVVVLSAMAGVTNSLMDMAYKITDSPAKRELDVLLATGEQSTIALLAMTLNSMNYPAKSLLGCQADIITNTAHGNARILEIGARRIKELTNQRQIAIIAGFQGCDSDGDITTLGRGGSDTSAVAIAAAIKADTCEIYTDVDGVYTADPNVCSKAMKLSRISYDEMLEMSSLGAKVLQIRSVEFAKKYNVTVHVKSSFCEEEGTMLVDEDSDMERLVVSAVTHNKNEARITLKNVPDQPGIAAKIFTPVAEAGIVVDMIIQNTQPGGLTDLTFTVPETEFNKAMEIGKIVAKKIRASEVMGDKNIVKVSVIGVGMKSHSGVASKMFSTLANENVNIIMISTSEIRISCLIEEKYAELAVRVLHTAFGLDKE encoded by the coding sequence ATGAGTCTAATTGTTCAAAAATTTGGCGGCACATCCGTAGCGGATCTGGACCGTATCCGGAATGTTGCCAGACGGATCGCAAAAACCTATGATCAGGGTCACAATGTGGTGGTTGTTTTATCCGCGATGGCGGGAGTTACCAACAGTCTGATGGATATGGCCTACAAGATAACGGATTCACCGGCAAAACGGGAACTGGATGTCCTGCTGGCTACAGGTGAGCAGAGCACGATCGCCCTTCTGGCAATGACCCTCAATTCGATGAACTATCCTGCCAAATCCCTTCTGGGCTGTCAGGCGGACATCATCACCAACACCGCGCATGGCAATGCCCGGATTCTTGAAATCGGGGCACGGCGCATAAAAGAGCTGACCAACCAGCGCCAGATTGCCATTATTGCCGGATTTCAGGGCTGCGATTCAGATGGGGACATTACCACCCTTGGCAGGGGCGGATCAGACACGTCCGCTGTTGCGATCGCCGCAGCAATCAAGGCGGACACCTGCGAAATCTATACGGATGTGGATGGCGTATACACGGCTGATCCCAATGTCTGCAGCAAAGCCATGAAACTGAGCCGGATTTCCTACGACGAAATGCTGGAAATGTCGAGTCTGGGAGCAAAAGTTCTGCAGATCCGCTCCGTTGAATTTGCAAAAAAATATAATGTGACCGTTCACGTAAAATCATCATTCTGTGAGGAGGAAGGAACCATGCTTGTGGATGAAGATTCAGACATGGAACGACTGGTCGTTTCTGCTGTCACGCATAATAAAAACGAGGCCCGGATTACGTTGAAAAACGTTCCGGATCAACCCGGCATTGCCGCCAAAATTTTTACACCGGTTGCCGAAGCCGGCATCGTGGTCGACATGATCATCCAGAATACCCAGCCTGGCGGGCTTACCGACCTGACGTTCACTGTCCCTGAAACCGAATTCAACAAAGCGATGGAAATTGGAAAAATAGTGGCAAAAAAAATCAGGGCAAGCGAAGTGATGGGAGACAAGAATATTGTCAAAGTGTCTGTCATCGGGGTCGGCATGAAAAGCCATTCCGGGGTGGCGTCAAAAATGTTTTCGACACTGGCAAACGAAAACGTCAACATTATCATGATCAGCACATCGGAGATCCGGATTTCATGCCTTATCGAAGAAAAGTATGCTGAACTGGCGGTACGCGTGCTGCACACCGCGTTCGGGCTCGATAAAGAATAG
- the pyrF gene encoding orotidine-5'-phosphate decarboxylase produces MKCAKDYIIFPLDVPSVTEARQYIELLSSHVGMFKVGLELFIRSGPDIIKQIKSAGNAGIFLDLKLHDIPATVSRAMRVIAGYGVTFATVHCGESSKMLEAAVAGGGGSVGILGVTVLTSISKEDIRDSGFREEFSTDLSTLVIKRALMARAAGCSGVVCSGQEVQMIKPVLGKDFVTVTPGIRPAWDSVKADDQRRITTPAEAIQNGSDYLVVGRPIRDAADPKDAADKIAEEIDSVLRKEEP; encoded by the coding sequence ATGAAATGCGCTAAAGATTATATCATTTTCCCATTGGATGTACCCTCGGTTACCGAGGCCCGGCAGTATATTGAACTGCTTTCAAGCCACGTCGGAATGTTTAAGGTCGGACTCGAACTGTTTATCCGGAGCGGACCCGATATTATCAAACAAATCAAGTCTGCGGGAAATGCCGGGATTTTTCTGGATTTAAAACTTCATGACATACCGGCTACTGTATCCCGGGCCATGCGGGTCATTGCCGGCTATGGCGTGACGTTTGCCACGGTTCACTGCGGGGAATCTTCGAAGATGCTGGAAGCTGCTGTCGCCGGGGGGGGCGGAAGTGTCGGTATCCTGGGCGTGACCGTATTGACCAGTATTTCAAAGGAAGATATACGGGATTCCGGGTTCAGGGAAGAATTTTCAACGGATCTGTCAACGCTGGTGATCAAACGCGCGCTCATGGCCAGGGCCGCCGGCTGTTCCGGCGTGGTCTGTTCGGGTCAGGAGGTGCAGATGATCAAGCCGGTTCTGGGAAAGGATTTTGTGACCGTGACCCCCGGAATCCGTCCGGCCTGGGATTCGGTGAAAGCCGATGACCAGCGGCGTATCACCACACCTGCCGAGGCAATTCAAAACGGGTCGGATTATCTGGTGGTCGGAAGACCGATTCGGGATGCCGCAGACCCAAAGGATGCGGCTGACAAAATTGCGGAGGAAATCGATTCTGTTTTAAGGAAAGAGGAACCCTGA
- a CDS encoding HDOD domain-containing protein: MKKLKRYHIPAGSYYVGKKSSTLLQAYLGTCVGVALYDTRAGVGGLIHLLLPAPVSAASTFDSPEKYASTGLPLFLEALYEAGADRDHLTACIAGGALVGQVNEQDLALDIGGRTAEVVMQILEEEHIRIEASETGGGFTCCLGLNMHSLTPLIDPVIHDYPAPPRDISPPASNDIDRVIKTLQPIPQIALKVMRLINRNAYNIDEVAKEICKDQVISARILKFCNSVMFPTISRIRSLDEALVLMGQDFLVQSVLALSIKQLFNQCDMGYSLCKGGLFYHAIGTAAVAGKIAQATGKASPSVAYTAGLLHDIGKVVLDQYIVAAHPLFYRKLMEESDILDTEHHILGITHTEVGRRLADQWKFHESLKEAIYYHHNPEESGNDTILTHIVYLADLLMSRFNTGLELERIGIQHLSSRLEMIGLSISQLEETIDLIPRHALQPFSGSANKRTDF; the protein is encoded by the coding sequence ATGAAAAAACTAAAAAGATATCATATTCCTGCCGGAAGTTATTATGTGGGCAAAAAAAGTTCAACATTGCTTCAGGCATATCTGGGAACCTGCGTAGGGGTTGCATTATATGACACCCGGGCCGGCGTGGGGGGATTGATACACCTGCTGCTTCCGGCCCCTGTATCTGCCGCCAGCACCTTTGACTCGCCTGAAAAATATGCCTCTACCGGACTCCCTCTCTTCCTCGAGGCCCTGTATGAGGCGGGAGCGGATCGGGACCACCTGACAGCCTGCATTGCGGGAGGGGCTCTTGTCGGCCAGGTAAACGAGCAGGACCTGGCACTGGATATCGGTGGCCGGACGGCAGAAGTTGTCATGCAGATTCTCGAAGAGGAGCATATCCGCATCGAGGCCTCTGAAACCGGCGGGGGATTCACCTGCTGTCTCGGTCTGAATATGCACAGTTTAACCCCCCTGATCGACCCGGTAATTCACGACTATCCGGCTCCACCCCGTGACATCTCACCGCCGGCATCCAACGACATTGATCGCGTCATCAAAACACTTCAGCCGATCCCTCAGATTGCATTGAAAGTAATGAGGCTGATAAACCGGAATGCATACAATATTGATGAGGTGGCCAAAGAAATATGCAAAGATCAGGTGATCAGTGCCAGAATATTAAAATTCTGCAACTCCGTGATGTTTCCCACGATATCCAGAATACGATCGCTGGATGAAGCATTGGTCCTCATGGGACAGGATTTTCTGGTTCAATCGGTACTGGCGCTGTCCATCAAGCAATTATTCAACCAATGCGATATGGGTTATTCTCTGTGTAAAGGCGGATTGTTTTATCACGCCATCGGGACCGCGGCTGTCGCCGGAAAAATAGCTCAGGCCACGGGAAAGGCCAGCCCGTCCGTCGCCTATACGGCCGGACTCCTTCATGATATCGGCAAAGTGGTGCTGGATCAATACATCGTAGCGGCGCATCCGCTGTTTTATCGGAAACTCATGGAAGAATCCGACATTCTGGACACTGAACATCATATCCTGGGTATCACGCATACCGAAGTGGGCCGCCGGCTGGCCGACCAATGGAAATTTCACGAATCTTTAAAGGAGGCGATCTATTATCATCACAATCCTGAGGAATCCGGCAATGACACCATTCTGACCCATATCGTATATCTTGCCGACCTGCTGATGTCCAGATTCAATACCGGTCTGGAACTGGAACGTATAGGCATTCAACATTTATCATCACGCCTTGAGATGATCGGTCTTTCCATTTCACAGTTGGAAGAGACGATTGATCTCATCCCCCGACATGCCTTACAGCCTTTTTCCGGATCGGCAAATAAACGGACGGATTTTTAA